A genomic stretch from Oscillospiraceae bacterium includes:
- a CDS encoding DUF4091 domain-containing protein, producing MLVKFLSSLEKAFMDGGLSSTPETTKATALKGESFSCQVAIYTNQPAVRCTTYFDIESDIKEYISVRRVRHVPVSTPVMDADENYLRDKPGMFPDVLEPFNTEKFFYVTTGNTETFWLTVENAPAGKHYIKARMLNANKNVAMGSADFELEIIDAQLPEQDIMVTNWFHFDCLATYYNTEVFSEYHWEILENFVKSYVKNGMNMILTPVITPELDTAVGQERPTVQLVDITLKDGKYRYGFKKLDRWVNLCLKHGIKYFEIAHLFSQWGAKAAPKVMATVDGEYKQIFGWDTCSTGPEYKRFLRSFMTALVHHLKALGVDKQCIFHISDEPKGDDALKTYKACRRIVQSILKDYIIMDALSDFEFYKKGAVTTPVVCNDRMIPFLEAKIPGLWTYYCCSQTRRVSNQFISMPSARNRIIATQFYKFDIAGFLQWGFNFYYSQLSQYPINPYLVNDCDGAFTAGDPFKVYPAIDGTALDSIRVVVFAEALQDLRAMKLLESLTSREFVLNLIDEDAAKPVTFTEYPLEASYILNLREKINLEIKKALKK from the coding sequence ATGTTAGTAAAGTTTTTATCATCCCTCGAAAAAGCCTTTATGGACGGAGGCTTATCTTCAACTCCCGAAACCACCAAAGCCACTGCACTTAAAGGCGAAAGCTTCTCATGCCAGGTAGCGATTTACACCAATCAGCCTGCCGTAAGATGCACTACTTATTTTGACATTGAATCCGACATCAAGGAATACATATCCGTCCGCCGTGTCCGTCACGTGCCCGTAAGCACCCCCGTTATGGATGCCGACGAAAACTACCTCAGAGACAAGCCCGGAATGTTCCCCGACGTGCTGGAGCCCTTCAACACCGAAAAGTTCTTCTACGTTACCACCGGCAACACCGAAACCTTCTGGCTGACGGTTGAAAATGCTCCCGCGGGCAAGCACTACATCAAGGCACGCATGCTCAATGCCAACAAAAACGTTGCCATGGGCAGTGCGGATTTTGAGCTTGAAATTATTGACGCACAGCTCCCCGAGCAGGATATAATGGTTACCAACTGGTTCCACTTTGACTGTCTCGCAACCTACTACAACACCGAGGTGTTCAGCGAATATCACTGGGAAATTCTCGAAAACTTCGTGAAGAGCTATGTCAAGAACGGTATGAACATGATTCTCACCCCCGTTATCACCCCCGAGCTGGACACGGCTGTCGGTCAGGAAAGACCCACCGTTCAGCTGGTGGACATTACTCTTAAGGACGGAAAATACCGCTACGGCTTCAAGAAGCTGGACAGATGGGTTAATTTGTGTCTTAAGCACGGCATAAAATATTTTGAAATCGCCCACCTGTTCTCTCAGTGGGGCGCCAAAGCCGCACCCAAGGTTATGGCAACGGTAGACGGCGAGTACAAGCAGATTTTCGGCTGGGACACCTGCTCTACCGGTCCCGAATACAAGCGCTTCCTGCGCTCCTTTATGACGGCTCTGGTTCACCATCTCAAGGCGCTTGGCGTTGACAAGCAGTGCATTTTCCACATCTCCGACGAGCCCAAGGGCGATGACGCGCTCAAGACCTACAAGGCTTGCCGCCGCATAGTTCAGTCCATTCTCAAGGACTATATTATCATGGACGCTCTCAGCGACTTCGAGTTCTACAAAAAAGGCGCTGTTACCACCCCCGTTGTGTGCAACGACCGCATGATACCCTTCCTGGAAGCAAAAATTCCGGGTCTGTGGACCTACTACTGCTGCAGCCAGACAAGACGTGTTTCCAACCAGTTTATCTCCATGCCCTCCGCACGTAACAGAATAATCGCAACCCAGTTCTACAAGTTCGACATTGCAGGATTTTTACAGTGGGGCTTCAACTTCTACTATTCACAGCTTTCCCAGTACCCCATCAACCCTTACCTTGTAAACGACTGCGACGGTGCATTTACCGCCGGCGACCCCTTCAAGGTATATCCTGCCATCGACGGCACTGCACTGGATTCCATCCGTGTTGTTGTGTTTGCCGAGGCATTGCAGGACTTAAGAGCAATGAAGCTGCTTGAAAGCCTTACAAGCCGTGAGTTTGTACTCAATCTCATTGATGAGGATGCCGCAAAGCCCGTTACCTTCACCGAATATCCTCTTGAAGCCTCCTACATTCTCAATCTGCGCGAAAAAATCAACCTTGAAATAAAAAAGGCACTTAAGAAATAA
- a CDS encoding ECF transporter S component: MLKKLWADEKKRDTLLFAAMTVLFTLALYAGGASRGFISTFPIFFITAVAVFLFYRKLKNSLLMTVLLSLTVSLADSTGYNSVAQNNPTMNYAFIKVLFFVLTAALAYFVAGLILQKTKSGIVKTVIAVIVYLLCFNAVCGNIFGAVKWHNETAKYLEENYPLQKIESMSTAFNFKTHYYETAITFKEPKRSYYGEETMVLENNYDGYFLYAKNAMFEIGAGLMMQAVRDSGSTISFAADNLPFEEKLDRKLFDLGGDYALVLPKLSYEVVIKDDTPDIKTFEAKCSEIVSALDGNFYCTRIVFYGGEKGGFLFQGEARDGQLTVQEFDKAQYTDNHRLGALS, from the coding sequence ATGCTCAAAAAACTGTGGGCGGACGAAAAAAAGCGTGACACACTGCTTTTTGCCGCCATGACCGTTCTTTTCACCCTTGCACTGTATGCCGGCGGCGCGTCACGCGGATTTATATCCACCTTCCCCATATTCTTCATAACAGCCGTTGCTGTGTTTCTTTTCTATCGCAAGCTTAAAAATTCGCTTCTCATGACGGTGCTTCTGTCGCTGACGGTATCGCTTGCCGACTCTACCGGATACAATTCGGTGGCGCAGAACAATCCCACCATGAATTACGCCTTTATCAAGGTACTGTTTTTTGTACTGACGGCAGCTCTGGCATATTTTGTTGCAGGTCTGATTTTGCAAAAGACAAAAAGCGGTATTGTCAAAACCGTAATTGCCGTTATTGTATACCTTCTGTGCTTCAACGCGGTGTGCGGAAACATTTTCGGCGCGGTGAAGTGGCATAACGAAACGGCAAAATATCTTGAGGAAAACTATCCGCTTCAGAAAATAGAATCCATGTCAACCGCCTTTAACTTCAAAACCCACTACTACGAAACCGCCATAACCTTTAAAGAGCCCAAACGAAGCTATTACGGCGAAGAAACAATGGTGCTTGAAAACAACTACGACGGATATTTCCTGTATGCCAAAAATGCCATGTTTGAAATCGGTGCAGGGCTTATGATGCAGGCGGTACGCGATTCGGGAAGCACTATATCCTTCGCGGCGGATAATCTGCCGTTTGAAGAAAAGCTTGACCGCAAGCTTTTCGACCTTGGCGGAGACTATGCCCTTGTATTGCCGAAGCTCAGCTACGAGGTGGTAATAAAGGACGATACTCCCGACATAAAAACCTTTGAGGCAAAATGCAGTGAGATAGTTTCTGCACTTGACGGTAACTTCTACTGCACCCGTATAGTTTTCTACGGCGGTGAAAAGGGCGGATTTCTTTTCCAGGGCGAAGCACGCGACGGACAGCTTACGGTGCAGGAATTTGACAAGGCGCAATACACAGACAATCACAGATTGGGGGCTTTATCTTGA
- a CDS encoding lactate utilization protein produces MDFTLIKQNLEKMGYSVSCFETREDAKQYLLSRISGKTVGIGGTVTVKELDILPELSQSNKVIWHWFPENGNTPAEALSEARDAEIYISSVNGIAETGEIVNIDGTCNRISATLYGHKKVYFIIGENKIEPTLEKAVWRARNIASPLNARRLGKKTPCASGELKCHDCNSPERICRSLNIMLKKPGGCDYEIVLVNQKLGY; encoded by the coding sequence ATGGATTTCACTCTAATAAAACAAAATCTTGAAAAAATGGGCTATTCTGTGAGCTGTTTTGAAACACGCGAGGATGCAAAGCAATATCTTTTATCCCGCATTTCGGGCAAAACCGTAGGCATCGGCGGTACGGTAACCGTAAAGGAGCTTGATATTCTGCCCGAGCTTTCTCAGAGCAATAAGGTTATATGGCACTGGTTTCCCGAAAACGGAAATACCCCTGCCGAGGCACTGAGTGAGGCACGGGATGCCGAAATATACATTTCCTCCGTCAACGGTATTGCCGAGACGGGCGAGATAGTGAACATCGACGGCACCTGCAACCGCATTTCCGCAACGCTTTACGGACACAAAAAAGTGTATTTCATAATCGGCGAAAACAAAATCGAGCCCACTCTCGAAAAAGCCGTTTGGCGCGCGCGTAACATTGCCTCCCCTCTCAATGCACGACGACTGGGAAAGAAAACTCCCTGTGCTTCCGGGGAACTCAAATGCCACGATTGCAACAGTCCCGAACGCATCTGCAGAAGCCTGAATATTATGCTTAAAAAGCCCGGCGGATGCGATTACGAAATAGTCCTCGTCAACCAAAAGCTTGGATACTGA
- a CDS encoding AzlD domain-containing protein, with the protein MREISLGYLITAIAVMIVVTYSLRAVSMVLFRKKLTGKFIFSFLTYTPYGVLAALIFPDIFLFTQTGSSFSVPQFICALCGAAVAVILSLLKRGLTAVSLGAVVAVFIAQQILC; encoded by the coding sequence ATGCGTGAAATATCACTCGGCTACCTTATAACTGCCATAGCGGTCATGATTGTTGTGACCTACTCGTTAAGAGCGGTTTCCATGGTACTCTTCCGCAAAAAGCTGACGGGAAAATTCATCTTTTCCTTTCTTACATACACTCCATATGGAGTTTTGGCGGCACTTATTTTCCCTGATATTTTCCTTTTCACCCAGACAGGCTCTTCATTTTCTGTACCGCAGTTTATATGTGCGCTGTGCGGTGCGGCGGTTGCCGTAATACTGTCTCTTTTAAAGCGAGGTCTTACAGCGGTATCGCTGGGCGCGGTTGTAGCGGTATTTATTGCACAGCAGATATTATGCTGA
- a CDS encoding AzlC family ABC transporter permease, whose translation MPFIFSGVKMQNKKQQFLMGAKDALPVFLGYLSVSVTFGVIAVGKGLPLWAPTFISMTCLTGTGQFVGVDLISVLASYAEIFSALLVINARYFLMSISLSQKLPPDIKLWQRLIIAFGNTDENFAIAMSPEKKITFSYFAGLIFSSYSGWVGGTIIGSVLGDIIPASVTSAMGIALYAMYVAIILPPAAKSKSVSCVIAFAVVFSSIIKFVPFFSFLSSGWSVIISGVAASVLGAVLFPMEVSENA comes from the coding sequence ATGCCGTTTATATTTTCAGGTGTCAAAATGCAAAACAAAAAACAACAATTTCTTATGGGTGCAAAGGATGCCCTGCCTGTATTTCTGGGGTATCTTTCGGTTTCTGTCACCTTCGGTGTAATTGCCGTAGGCAAGGGGCTTCCCCTGTGGGCACCCACCTTTATATCCATGACCTGTCTTACCGGCACGGGTCAGTTTGTGGGTGTTGACCTTATTTCGGTGCTGGCTTCCTATGCGGAAATATTCAGTGCGCTTTTGGTTATAAACGCCCGTTATTTTCTCATGAGCATTTCGCTTTCCCAAAAGCTCCCGCCGGACATAAAATTATGGCAAAGGCTTATAATAGCCTTCGGAAACACAGACGAAAACTTTGCCATAGCCATGTCCCCGGAAAAGAAAATCACCTTCAGCTATTTTGCGGGGCTGATTTTCTCGTCATACTCAGGCTGGGTAGGCGGAACGATAATCGGAAGCGTACTGGGCGACATAATCCCCGCCTCTGTCACAAGTGCAATGGGTATTGCGCTTTACGCCATGTATGTGGCTATAATACTGCCCCCTGCCGCAAAATCAAAATCCGTATCCTGCGTTATAGCCTTTGCGGTGGTATTCAGCTCGATAATAAAATTCGTGCCCTTTTTCTCATTTTTGTCGAGCGGTTGGTCGGTTATCATAAGCGGAGTGGCGGCTTCCGTTCTGGGTGCTGTGCTGTTCCCCATGGAGGTGAGTGAAAATGCGTGA
- a CDS encoding MFS transporter, with protein sequence MVKYRSCKNLLKRSFLMMTPSSIKRLKYACYTTNVGMSVVSNISPVLFITFRHMYGISYSLLGALVLINFFTQMTIDLILSFFSHKFNIPKVVKSIPVLTALGLAVYAVWPFFFPENVYLGLVLGTLIFSASGGFTEVLISPVIAALPADDPDREMSKLHSVYAWGVVGVITFSTLFLGILGQDKWQWLVLILAIIPVLSIFLFSGASVPHMDTPEKASGALKLLKNKGVWLCFVAIFLGGASELTMGQWASGYLEQAMKIPKVWGDILGVALFSLFLGMGRTMYAKFGRNMEKVLLLGGISATVCYFTAAVSNMVWLGLAACALTGFCVSMMWPGMLVVASERFPQGGVFIYALMAAGGDMGASVGPQLVGIITDAVIANPASVAFSQSLALTPEQLGMKLGMLVGMLFPLVATALYIIIYKTKKRS encoded by the coding sequence ATGGTAAAATACCGCTCGTGCAAAAATTTACTTAAAAGGAGCTTTTTAATGATGACACCGAGCAGTATAAAAAGATTGAAATACGCCTGTTATACCACTAATGTGGGAATGTCGGTGGTTTCCAATATATCCCCTGTGCTGTTTATCACTTTCCGACATATGTATGGAATATCCTATTCGCTTTTGGGTGCGCTGGTGCTGATAAACTTCTTCACCCAGATGACAATAGACCTGATTCTTTCGTTCTTTTCGCATAAATTCAATATCCCCAAGGTGGTAAAATCCATCCCCGTGCTGACCGCGCTGGGACTTGCGGTATATGCCGTGTGGCCGTTCTTTTTCCCCGAAAATGTGTATTTGGGACTTGTTCTGGGCACATTGATATTTTCGGCATCCGGCGGTTTTACCGAGGTGCTGATAAGCCCCGTTATAGCCGCACTGCCTGCCGATGACCCCGACCGCGAAATGAGTAAATTGCACTCTGTGTATGCCTGGGGCGTTGTGGGTGTCATTACATTCAGCACACTGTTTCTGGGCATTTTGGGTCAGGATAAATGGCAATGGCTGGTGCTTATACTGGCGATAATCCCTGTTTTGTCCATTTTCCTTTTTTCGGGCGCAAGCGTGCCCCATATGGATACACCCGAAAAGGCTTCGGGTGCTCTCAAACTGCTTAAAAACAAGGGCGTGTGGCTGTGCTTTGTAGCCATCTTTTTGGGCGGTGCTTCCGAATTGACTATGGGACAATGGGCATCGGGCTATCTTGAGCAGGCAATGAAAATTCCCAAGGTGTGGGGCGATATTCTGGGCGTTGCACTGTTCTCGCTGTTTCTGGGAATGGGACGTACCATGTATGCAAAATTCGGCAGAAATATGGAAAAAGTATTGCTCCTGGGCGGAATAAGCGCCACGGTGTGCTATTTTACCGCGGCAGTGTCAAATATGGTGTGGCTGGGTCTTGCCGCCTGTGCGCTTACCGGCTTTTGTGTTTCCATGATGTGGCCCGGCATGCTGGTTGTTGCCTCTGAACGTTTCCCGCAGGGCGGTGTGTTTATTTACGCGCTTATGGCGGCAGGCGGAGATATGGGTGCATCGGTGGGACCTCAGCTTGTGGGTATTATCACCGACGCGGTGATAGCAAATCCCGCCTCGGTTGCATTCTCTCAAAGCCTTGCACTTACCCCCGAACAGTTGGGTATGAAGCTGGGTATGCTGGTGGGCATGCTGTTCCCGCTGGTGGCGACGGCGCTGTACATAATAATATATAAAACAAAAAAGCGGTCTTAG
- a CDS encoding sodium-dependent transporter: MENKQRSSFTGKLGFVLAAAGSAVGLGNIWRFPYLAAQYGGGIFLLTYLILTVTFGFALLVAEIALGRKTGLSAIGAFRSLNKKFTFLGYLESIVPVIILPYYSVIGGWVTKYFVTFITGGSTASANDGFFNAFIGKPAEPLLWFAIYLGVTAVVVLLGVEKGIEKVSKIMMPVLIVLSLFIAVYCMFLPGAMDGIKYYLLPDFSHFSFKTVLAAMGQLFYSMSLAMGIMITYGSYMKKDVNLESSVRHIELFDTGIAFLAGLMIIPAVFVFSGGDQAALGKGPGLMFVTLPKVFDSMPGGGFLGTVFFVLVLFAALTSSISLMEAVVSIIRDRFKIGRVSACLITLLISVLLGIPSSLGNGIWAHIKLIGMDFLTFFDFLSNSVIMPIVAILTCIFIGFVIKPKAITDEVELTDGKFRSKTLFVVIIKYIAPICILFILISSVLEGMGLMKI, translated from the coding sequence ATGGAAAACAAACAACGAAGCAGTTTTACGGGTAAGCTGGGCTTTGTACTGGCGGCGGCAGGCTCGGCGGTAGGTCTGGGCAACATCTGGCGCTTCCCTTACCTTGCGGCGCAGTACGGCGGCGGTATATTTCTTCTGACTTACCTCATACTTACAGTCACCTTCGGCTTTGCACTTCTGGTAGCGGAAATAGCACTGGGACGCAAAACAGGTCTCAGCGCCATAGGCGCTTTCAGGTCATTGAACAAAAAGTTCACCTTTCTGGGCTACCTTGAATCCATAGTGCCCGTTATCATACTTCCTTATTACAGTGTTATCGGCGGTTGGGTGACAAAATATTTCGTAACCTTCATTACAGGCGGAAGTACAGCTTCGGCAAATGACGGATTTTTCAACGCTTTCATCGGCAAGCCCGCCGAGCCCCTTTTGTGGTTTGCGATTTATCTCGGTGTAACGGCGGTTGTCGTGCTTCTCGGTGTCGAAAAAGGTATTGAAAAAGTCAGCAAGATAATGATGCCCGTGCTTATAGTGCTGTCGCTGTTTATAGCGGTTTACTGCATGTTCCTGCCGGGTGCCATGGATGGTATCAAATACTATCTCCTGCCCGACTTTTCTCATTTTTCATTCAAAACCGTACTTGCGGCAATGGGTCAGCTTTTCTACTCCATGTCACTTGCAATGGGCATTATGATAACCTACGGTTCATATATGAAAAAAGACGTTAATCTGGAGTCCTCGGTACGTCACATCGAGCTTTTCGATACCGGAATAGCCTTTCTTGCGGGACTTATGATAATCCCCGCAGTATTCGTATTTTCCGGCGGAGACCAGGCGGCACTGGGCAAAGGTCCCGGACTTATGTTCGTAACACTGCCCAAGGTGTTTGACAGTATGCCCGGCGGTGGATTTTTGGGCACGGTATTTTTCGTGCTGGTGCTTTTTGCGGCACTCACCTCCTCCATTTCGCTTATGGAAGCAGTGGTTTCGATTATACGCGACCGCTTTAAAATCGGCAGAGTTTCCGCTTGCCTCATAACCCTTTTGATATCTGTGCTTCTGGGTATCCCCTCCTCGCTGGGCAACGGAATATGGGCTCACATAAAGCTTATTGGCATGGATTTTCTCACCTTCTTCGACTTCTTATCCAACAGCGTCATCATGCCGATAGTCGCAATACTCACCTGCATCTTCATCGGCTTTGTCATCAAGCCCAAGGCAATAACCGACGAGGTGGAGCTTACCGACGGAAAATTCCGTTCAAAAACGCTTTTTGTCGTCATCATAAAGTACATAGCTCCCATCTGCATATTATTCATACTCATTTCTTCCGTTCTGGAAGGCATGGGTCTTATGAAAATTTAA
- a CDS encoding VanZ family protein, which translates to MYYPQQYNIFFGKSKYKSGILFIIYPILCFLLDFECKKRYNEKSGVYEMTTSKRTALCAVLAILLTAWTLFIFSNSMKTKAESASSSKKVSQAVKSVVDPKNKIPEEKFHKSVRKTAHVLEFCAQGIIASALAWILYGKKRKLLLLFMPAVVCIFTAAGDEYLQSHTGRGAAFTDVLIDTGGAVIGILLLYGVFFAVQKWQIVKQM; encoded by the coding sequence ATGTATTATCCCCAACAGTATAACATATTTTTCGGAAAAAGTAAATACAAAAGCGGTATTTTATTCATAATATATCCGATATTATGTTTTTTGCTTGACTTTGAATGCAAAAAAAGGTATAATGAAAAATCGGGGGTGTATGAAATGACGACATCAAAAAGAACGGCATTGTGTGCCGTATTGGCGATACTGCTGACGGCATGGACGCTTTTTATATTTTCAAATTCCATGAAAACCAAAGCGGAGTCCGCGTCCTCCAGCAAAAAGGTGTCCCAGGCGGTAAAGAGCGTTGTAGACCCGAAAAATAAAATACCAGAAGAAAAATTCCATAAATCCGTGAGAAAAACTGCCCACGTACTGGAATTCTGTGCTCAGGGCATAATTGCCTCGGCGCTTGCATGGATACTGTACGGCAAAAAAAGAAAGCTGCTTTTGCTTTTTATGCCTGCGGTGGTGTGCATATTTACCGCCGCGGGTGACGAATACCTTCAAAGCCACACCGGCAGAGGGGCCGCCTTTACCGATGTGCTTATCGATACAGGCGGTGCGGTTATCGGAATATTACTGCTTTACGGTGTGTTTTTTGCAGTACAGAAATGGCAAATTGTAAAACAAATGTGA
- a CDS encoding DNA-binding protein encodes MPEATVKDLAITQLYDCYWALLSEKQRTVFEFYYDDDLSLSEIAEHTHTTRQGVRDLIKRSEEQLRFFEDNLGLSEKNEKLREIAANCGDAKVKEEIEKLLSK; translated from the coding sequence ATTCCGGAGGCAACCGTGAAAGATTTGGCGATTACACAGCTTTACGACTGTTACTGGGCTCTTTTGAGCGAAAAACAGCGTACGGTGTTTGAATTTTATTATGACGATGACCTTTCGCTCAGCGAGATTGCAGAGCATACACACACCACACGTCAGGGTGTGCGCGATCTTATCAAACGAAGCGAGGAACAGCTCAGATTTTTTGAGGATAATCTGGGATTGAGCGAAAAAAACGAGAAATTACGTGAAATTGCCGCAAACTGCGGTGATGCAAAAGTAAAAGAAGAAATCGAAAAGCTTCTCTCGAAATAG
- a CDS encoding signal recognition particle protein, with the protein MGFQSLTEKMAEAFKKFKNKGKLTEADVKVGMREIKLALLEADVNFKVVKDFVAKVSERAVGADVLESLMPAQQIVKIVNEELCEIMGKENEKLTISPKPPTVIMMCGLQGAGKTTHCAKLAALFKKQGKNPLLVACDVYRPAAIKQLEVVGEKVGVPVFSMGDKLSPVDIAAAGVAHAEKNGNDMVFIDTAGRLHIDEVLMDELKNIREKVQPTEILLVVDAMTGQDAVNVADSFNGLLDITGVILTKMDGDTRGGAALSVRHVTGKPIKFIGTGEKLDNIEPFYPDRMASRILGMGDVLSLIEKAQESFDEKKAAELEKKMRESTFTLDDYMEQFDQIRKMGPIDQLAGMIPGMKPGALKDAQIDEKKIDRMQAIIKSMTPKERAKPDIINSSRKKRIAAGSGNSVEEVNKLLKQFDQTCKLMKQLTGNAGKMKLGKKFKLPF; encoded by the coding sequence TTGGGATTTCAGAGTCTTACCGAAAAAATGGCGGAAGCCTTTAAAAAATTCAAGAATAAGGGCAAGCTGACCGAGGCTGATGTCAAGGTCGGCATGCGTGAAATAAAGCTGGCACTGCTTGAAGCGGACGTAAACTTCAAGGTCGTAAAGGACTTTGTGGCAAAGGTGTCCGAAAGGGCGGTGGGTGCGGATGTGCTGGAAAGCCTGATGCCCGCCCAGCAGATAGTTAAAATAGTAAACGAAGAGCTTTGCGAGATAATGGGCAAGGAAAATGAAAAGCTTACTATCTCCCCCAAGCCCCCCACGGTAATTATGATGTGCGGTCTGCAGGGCGCAGGTAAAACCACACACTGTGCAAAGCTTGCGGCTCTTTTTAAAAAGCAGGGTAAAAATCCTTTGCTGGTTGCCTGCGACGTATACCGCCCCGCGGCTATAAAACAGCTTGAGGTGGTGGGCGAAAAGGTGGGTGTCCCCGTGTTTAGCATGGGAGATAAGCTCAGCCCCGTGGATATCGCGGCGGCGGGTGTTGCCCACGCCGAGAAAAACGGCAACGACATGGTGTTTATTGATACCGCGGGACGTCTTCACATCGATGAAGTGCTCATGGACGAGCTTAAAAACATCCGCGAAAAGGTACAGCCTACCGAAATTCTGCTTGTTGTGGATGCCATGACGGGTCAGGACGCGGTTAATGTTGCGGACAGCTTCAACGGTCTTTTGGACATCACGGGTGTTATACTCACCAAAATGGACGGTGATACCCGAGGCGGTGCGGCGCTTTCCGTGCGCCACGTTACGGGCAAGCCCATAAAGTTTATCGGAACGGGCGAAAAGCTTGATAATATCGAGCCCTTCTACCCCGACAGAATGGCTTCCAGAATACTGGGTATGGGCGATGTACTGTCACTTATCGAAAAGGCTCAGGAAAGCTTTGACGAGAAAAAGGCGGCAGAGCTTGAAAAGAAGATGAGGGAATCCACCTTCACTCTGGACGACTACATGGAGCAGTTTGACCAGATAAGAAAAATGGGTCCCATCGACCAGCTGGCAGGCATGATTCCGGGTATGAAGCCGGGCGCACTCAAGGACGCTCAGATAGACGAAAAGAAAATCGACCGTATGCAGGCGATAATCAAGTCTATGACTCCCAAGGAGAGAGCAAAGCCGGATATTATAAACTCCTCCCGTAAAAAGCGCATTGCCGCAGGAAGCGGAAACAGCGTTGAGGAAGTGAATAAGCTCCTCAAGCAATTTGACCAGACCTGCAAGCTCATGAAACAGCTTACGGGCAACGCAGGAAAAATGAAGCTGGGCAAAAAGTTCAAATTACCCTTTTAA
- the rpsP gene encoding 30S ribosomal protein S16 yields MAVKIRLRRLGAKKAPFYRVVVADSRYPRDGRFIEEIGTYNPMKNPAEIIIDGEKAKEWIAKGAQPTETVRAILKKSGVTE; encoded by the coding sequence ATGGCAGTTAAAATCAGACTCAGAAGACTGGGCGCAAAGAAAGCTCCCTTTTACCGTGTAGTAGTAGCAGATTCCCGTTATCCCCGCGACGGTCGCTTCATCGAAGAGATCGGTACTTACAATCCTATGAAGAACCCCGCTGAAATCATCATCGACGGCGAAAAGGCTAAGGAATGGATCGCTAAGGGTGCACAGCCTACCGAAACCGTAAGAGCCATCCTCAAAAAGAGCGGAGTTACCGAATAA
- a CDS encoding KH domain-containing protein has protein sequence MKDMLVDIAKAIVDHPDEVVVEVRDDGEMTHLELSVAPSDMGKVIGKQGKIAKAIRTLIKAASAKDTDKKYVVDIIDK, from the coding sequence ATGAAGGATATGCTCGTAGACATCGCCAAGGCTATCGTTGACCACCCCGATGAGGTTGTGGTTGAGGTACGTGACGACGGCGAAATGACTCATCTTGAGCTGTCTGTCGCTCCCTCCGACATGGGTAAGGTAATCGGCAAACAGGGCAAGATAGCCAAGGCTATCCGTACGCTCATTAAGGCGGCTTCCGCCAAGGATACCGACAAGAAGTACGTGGTGGACATAATCGACAAGTAA